TTTACAAGCTTGTGCAGTGGACAGATGACCTCTTGCATTTCGCACTTCCGCTCCCGCGCTTGCTGCCGCTGCCGGGACTAGGCCTCATAGTTTTGCTGGCTCTGGTATTCGTTGTCGGGCTCGTAACTACGAACATCGCCGGCCGCAAGGTGGTGGAGTTCGGCGAGCGCATCCTGGAGAGAATACCTGTCATACGCAGCATATACTCAGGTGCAAAGACGTTGGTTGAGGCGTTTACGATGCCGTCTTCTACGGCGTTCAGGCAGGTTGTCCTTATTGAGTACCCCCGCAAGGGAACTTGGGCACTCGGGTTCGTGACCAACGAGGTTGGCGTTGGTGGGCGCGGCATAGCCGGGCCGGACAAGCTCAATATCTTTGTCCCGACAGCCCCGAATCCAACTTCTGGGATGGTTATTGTGGTGGAGCGGGACGATGCGATATACCTTGACCTTTCTGTGAAGGAAGCTATTGAGTTCATCGTGTCCGGTGGCGTATTGTATCCATCGGGGAAGTTCACAGATGGTAAATCGCCCGAGCGGCGTCCATCTATGTCGTTGCCCAACATATCT
This genomic interval from bacterium contains the following:
- a CDS encoding DUF502 domain-containing protein, with the translated sequence MKPVRSRIRRIFAAGLLVTGPVSFTLFLVYKLVQWTDDLLHFALPLPRLLPLPGLGLIVLLALVFVVGLVTTNIAGRKVVEFGERILERIPVIRSIYSGAKTLVEAFTMPSSTAFRQVVLIEYPRKGTWALGFVTNEVGVGGRGIAGPDKLNIFVPTAPNPTSGMVIVVERDDAIYLDLSVKEAIEFIVSGGVLYPSGKFTDGKSPERRPSMSLPNISVFKRASARMGKREERRDPRAI